TTTGCATGCTCTGACTGGGCTCTGGGATGGCGTAGCTTTATCGATGGTGCTATTGAAGAGGGAACTCGTGCCGCCATGGTTGTTCGATCTACTTTGTCCGAGAGAAGTCATCTGTAATGCTATCTATCTATCATCTGGGGGTATCTTTGTATAGAATTGCATCAAGAGGCTGTTTAGATATTGAATTAtctactttttttaatattgtTCGTATAATTATCCAATCATCTTGACATTCTGAACCAATCTCGCCCCGTTATTAGGTCCATCCAAGTAGCGGCCCAACATCTCTCTTGGGAAGTTGTACAGCGACCATGCTCGGCAATACCACATTAGCTCTAGTTGATCTAGCGTTGTCTTACTATAACTCAAAATTTCAAACTGATGAAGCTGAGCTGTCAAATCTTGATTCTTACACAACAAACAGCAAATATGGCGACCACCACAGCAAAGCCTCAAAAGGCTTCAGGTTATCTCTTCATCTACAACACCCTCTTCGCCCTTGTCCGCATCGCTCTTTTCATTCGAACAACGTACCTATGGACACAGCAAGGAAACGGTGCTGTCTGGGATGAACTCAACGTCACAGCGCGATGGACAGAGACGTTTACAGTGATGGAAATTCTTCACGCGGTGGCAGGTCTTGTTCGTGCGGCACCAGCTACGACAGCGTTGCAAGTCGCGGGACGCAATACTATTATCTGGGCTATTACGAGAAACTACCCCCAAGTTGGTTTTCGAGAGGATGCGTACAGTTTTATGCTCATGGCTTGGAACGCAGCTGATGCGGTACGATATTTGTATTTCACGCTTCAGACAGGAACGGGATCTGTACCAGCTTTTTTAACATGGTTGAGGTATATGAAAGCATatgcaaacaaaaaaaagagtgAAACTGACAAATGTGCAGATACAACATGTTTATAGTGCTTTATCCTATTGGTATTCTTTCGGAGATGAAGCTTGTTTACGAGGTTATTGTACCTTCTCAGGCACGAAACCCAATGTATCAGTATTTGCTGTGGTTTGGATTGGCTATTTATGTTCCTGCGTTTTATATCCTTTTTGGACATATGCTGGCTCAGAGGGCAAAGTTGAACAGGTCTATTTCCAAGAAGCAGACTTGAAAATATATTTCAACTTGGACTGGATGTTTCTGATATGACAATACCTTATAAACAGGCCATACTATTACTTGGTTGTCAGTTAGACTATGGAGGCTGGGGTCATGTACTTGGGGAGATTCTATGTAAAAGCCagatttatatagctatatcaAATTCATACCcaagcctttttatatatcAAATTGTTCGATAACCTGCAAAGCAATCTATGTCTACTTGTAGTGGGTATGATGACTGACCCCCGAACAAAGAGTCGACTGACGGCATCAGGTCTCAGACGTGGTAATTGAGTTTCACTTGAGAAAAGTCAATTCCTTGTCCATAGACATCAGATGAGTCCAACGAGACGAATGTGAAACCTCGTCTTTGCTTCAAAGCTATATCTGTGGCATTTATACTCCTCTAATGCAACTGGGCATTAAAGGGTATATTCCAAATGCGTTGTCGATATCTCAATTGGGGATATTTCATCTGAAGTGGTGCTTGGATAGATGGTCGCTCCGGGAATTAACAACACCGGAACACAGCGAGTTGTCTGTTGTCGGTGAACACGCATGATACTAGACCGAAGGAGGCACTGGTGTCAGAGTCTAATATGCCATGTTGCATCGTCTTACTATAAGCATCTTCACCGTAAATATCATGTTGAAGCGTTTAATGGACGTTGAAGGAGGTCATGTCGCGTCGGAGTCACAAACAGTCGAGAATTTGAATCAATCCCGGATATTGGCTTCATCTCGGGAATAACCAGGATTCGTTCTCATCAGGTTGACGCCAGTCTTTGTATCTCAGCTTTCAGATCCCAGTTGTGAACGAACCCGTTGCCATGGGTACTATATCcgtggtcttggtcttttttaACGATACTGGCTGATCAAAAAGGATCCGATATTTTGACTCGATGATTTATTCTTTCATAAAGATGGACATGTCGAATAATTGTACACACACGCGTTGGGTGGCTCATTCGTTTATGTTGATCTATGGCGGTAACCACGCGCGTAGACCTCGAGCAGGGTTTGGACGGATACGACGGTGGATGAGAGACAAATGTTAATCGCAATTAAATACATAGTGGCAGTGGAGGATAAGAGAATTAAGAGACACGACACGACACGTGTAAATTAAGCCAAGAGAGTTGTGCTGTATATATGTAAACAGTCAGTGACTTGTTCAGTAACTAATGCCAAGCAGACCCTTTTATGCAGGAGTAGCTACACAGCCTACAAAGGACGCGCAATTGCCAAGACACAGCCTCTCTGTTTATCCCTGCACCGATAATTCAGTGGAGTTGTTCCAAGACCCTGAGAATTCACTGTAATTTACGGAGTAGATACATACGGTACAATCTAATGCcaaaaagattaattatgCTTTTTTGGAGAGATACCATTTGTCGACTCGTAAAAACGGGATGACCCTGTCAAGCCATGTCTAGTGAGTAAAACTAACGGGATTAAGCTCAAACAAGTGAAGCTGACAGCGCCTGACAGTGAATAACTAACAAGTCCATGCCAAGACTACGGTTAACTCGGCCTCTGCTCACGGGGTTTCCGCGTTATTACGCCAAGGTAACAGTAACAGTCAAGGAGCCGCCAAGAAAAGAGACACAATCATAAGAGGAACAGactctttttgtttttctttctacAGTGATTGATTGTCTGAGCCCCCCCTAACCCCTGCAGTCTTTGGGAGCCATTTCATTATATCTAACTTGTACTTTCCCATCTTTCTTTCCCTCTCCCCCCAAACTTGACCCCAACATTTACACACACCTCTCTACCAAAATGTCTGCACCATACGATCCCAACCAAGGGTAAGCTAACAAGAGTCACAATAATAGAAGAATATTCTAACTAACATTGTTCAGTTACTACCCTCAACAGGGTGGATATCCCCCTCAAGGTTACCCTCCTCCTGGCCAGGGCTACCCTCCCCCACAGCCTGTAAGTTTGGACACCCAACAACAGTCCATGTCCATCCAACATCGTCACTAACAAATACCAGATGCAATACCAGCAAGCGCCACCAcctcaagaagaaaagagccACGGCTGCTTCTACACATGTATCGCCACgctctgttgttgttgggtCTGCGGAGAGACCTGCGAATGTTGTCTTGAGTGCCTCGACTGCTGCTGTTAATCAACCACCAACCCCTGCATTTCTCTCCCCCCTTCTTCCAACAAACAAAGCGCTTGCGCATAATAAAGAATGCatgatttttatttttctatcaTAGTCACTACACCCATAGCTCAGTAACGGCCTAAACACAATACCACACACAACGTTATCTCCCCCAATTGATTAGATTGCCTGTGCATTCATTCATTAGATCAAAGATGCTCCTCCAACGCGACAGCTTCGGCAGTTGGCATTGGTCAAACACTGAAAGTACCTAAAGAcgtataagtaatttatctCCAAAAGTCTAGACACGACAAAAAAAAGACATACTCTTCACTCTGTTTATCTTTAAACTTTGAGCAATCGCATCCAGGAGGACACGTAGCAGTCGGTTTGGCTAAAGATGTGATTGCAGGTTGTCTACACGGTCTACAGTGAGAGTTggtcaagcactgaaagtaTCTATAATAAACAAAACATCAGCGCCCTCCATGaaataaaactaaaatagAATTGACGCTTATTCTAATTACTCACTCGGGACTTTTCTTGTCTTTTATTCCCGAGCAGTCACACTCTGCCGGACAGTTCCCATTCGTTGTAGCCGTGGGGTCGTTGACCACGATAATCCGAACCAAACCTGTAGAGATGCTTTCGGTGTAAGTCCCAGGAGGCATTGTTCTGTAGTCTGTTGATGACGTGATTGGTATGCCGATGTTTTCGCTGATGGGTTCAAAGTATCTTGGTTGTATTGCGATTTCTCTCTGAGCTTCATCTACCGGGTTTCTCCCATGTTGAGGGATGGCTTGAGCGACGCCGCAGAGGAGGAGTACTGTGATGTGTAAAGACAACATGGTCAGAATGAATGCTTTCTGTCAGGTATAAACAATTGTTGATGACAGTTATTCTGCGTCTTATAGCCAGTACAAATCCTCAATCATGAATCCGGTCGTCTGGCTCTGGGTTTATGTAGTCACCCTTCAGGCAACGCCGACGGAACTGTATCACCACTACTCACCAGCCTCGAGAAACACGCGCAATCTTTGACATCATATTTTTTATTTGTATTTCTTCAAAATCTGCTTTTCAGCTGACACGAACCGGTCCCAAGGTCAGCGTTGTGTCTACCATCAGCAGTCAACATCAAGAGCGATCAAAGTCACAAGGCGACACCAGAGCCCAAACGATTAGGATCATCTTGCATCATCAGGCTTCATGATACTTCATCTCGTTTCATGCAGATCAAACCAGCACATCATCTCTCCTCCCGCACCAGCAAACATCGGTACAACCACGCCCTCGCGGCCCTAATCTTTGTGCAACACCGTTACCATCACAGATCAACAATGCCACCTCATCAAGGTCTCAAATCGAACACCAGATTCGATTACAAGACATCTTTTTTACCTCACATCATTCGCGATGCCTACTAAACACCATCCATGATGCGATTGGTCTCCATCATCGAAATGTCTCGGCCATGTTCAACCACGCAATTCACCGACGGCAATCCCAAGCGAGACTAAACTGAATACGCAAATCGAAACAAGAAACGCTTATCGTCTATTCAGAAATCACATCAAAAACACCTCTATCTATCCCTAGTTACTTCTTCGCAATAGGTTTCTTCTCTCGTCTCCGAAGCACATAGTCCCACGTTCTCGCAGCGCAACCATCAACGTCAACACCACGAGTCTCAAGATTCGAAAGTACGGCGTACAGCACCACCCAGACCATCACGCATACATCCCAGATATGTGTGAACCACCAAAAGACCTGATTTCCAAGGGGGCACGTGGCGTACTCGAACTTCCACTCCCAGGTTTCTTGGTCAAACCATAGACTCAACAGACCAGCATTCCCACCAAAGTCGCCCATCATGCTGCGTACCGTGATCTCGCGTCGGCCAGGAATACCCTCGCTTCCTGGGATTTGCTGCGCTTGGGCGTCGGACCAACTAGCTACTTGCCATGATCGCTGCGAAGGGTCTGTTCCGTTTGTTTGGTTGATGTAGTGGTACGTGTCGCAACCTGCGTGGTCATGACCATTAAGCATCAGACCAGGACGACCATAACCTTTGCCAGGAGCATTGCTCTTTGCGCTCATACCCCACATGCCCTCCAAGAAACCCCGGGTGGCATCAACACTGAGCTGGTTCTGCTCCTTTAGACCCCCGCCGTCGGCAGTAGTGTGAAAGTCAAAGAGCGGTGCGTCAACGCAGATACCCTCGGGCTTGTACATAGGAATATGCGTGAGGATCAGCGTAAACTCTCCCTTGTACTGCACTGCACCTGAAGTCCCGATGACATCGTTGATAAAGCCATATGTAGCATCCTGAAGAGGGATAGACTTGGCCGGTGTATCGAGGTTCATATCGTTGACACCAATGATGCGCAGCTGAGGCATCACTTTTGTAGAATCGGGGTTTTCGTCCGAGTACAGAGTAGCTCTCGTCTCAGGATCTGTAATGGGCAGCTCAAAACGAAGCTCATAGTTGGTCTTTCCAAAAACCCGTTCAAAGCGTTCCAATCGCTCCTCTGTCAGGTCTCCAGCGTATCCAATATCGTGGTTTCCTGCCACGTTGAGCattctcttcttccaagcTTTCTGTTCCTCGCTACCATCCAAAACTCCAGATATTGTGTGATTGGTACTCGGGTATTTCGCCAATTCGTCCGAAAGTCTCTCTGTTCCTTTAAACACACGGTTCCAGAACCGTTGGCCTCGCTTCTCAAACTCCTTGTCGTCGATCCATTGACTACCGACAAGGTCGCCCAGCACTGAGACGTGGGTAGGATTGGTCCACCAGTTTACCTGACGATAAATATGCGCCAGATAAAAGTCGTTGCCCCATAGATCAACACGTTTGCGCTGCGACATGAGCCAGTAAGGAAGATCCTCCATGAAAACATCAACAATATCATGGATAATCTGTCTAACTCTCTCACGAAAGCACCAATGGCTCGTCTGAAAAGTCACTTTCTTGTAGGCAGACTTGATATGTGGAAACGTGCCCAAGTAGTTTGTAATAATCGATGTATCGCCTTCTAACTGGGGATCGCCCAGGGCAAGCAGTCGAAAAGGCGCAAGCTTCGCATTATCGTCGGCCGTCGGCGTCGAAGGCCAGTGGAACTTTTTTGTAAGGGAATAAGCCTCGTGGCTATCGCGCGACTCGACGGGGAATGCGCATCCTTGGATGACGGGGAAGAGGTAGAGGTAGAGAGTGAAAGCTACCGAGAGCGGCACCAAAAGGCGCAGGCCATGGCGGAGAAAAGCCACGACGTTCATGTAGCCGACCTCATGCGCGAGCCACTTTGGGGCTGTTTTGTACAGAAATTGGCCAACGGGAGTGTTGACGAGAGCAGCGCAATAGTTGGCGAGAAAAGAAGATGGTGGTGATACCCCTGGAATGCGGATTAACGACACGTGAAGACAAAAATGGCTTAGTCATGCAGAGACCCCTTTTTAGGGAGTAGGGACAGCATTCGTTTGAAGGGGATATCATTGGTTTCAAAATTAGAAGTCATTATTTTGTAAAGACTTGTTATTATCGCGTCCTAATTAATTGCAGAAACCGTTGGAAGTTGGACGTTGAGCGTTGTGTTTGTTAACTACAATGTGTGATCCCTCCATCGATTGATGCTACCCTGATTCAAGATTTACACTGCATCCTTGCTTGTCTGTAAAGTGTTCAATTGGGTATCTACTTTGACTCGTGTTGTATCAAGATTTTTTAAAGAGTATGTCGCTTGTTCGGGTTTCGACTGTCCTGTTTTGACGTGTTCCTCGTGAGGAGTTTGTAGGCATAACCTAGACCATTGTGGACGTAGGTAAGCACCAACATACAACGCCAAAATCACCAGACGTGATCAGTCGATGATGGAACGTACAAACTTCAACTCCACCCTTCCTCGTAaatctcttcttcctcttgcgGCCACTCCACCTCAAACTCGGGATCATCCTTCTCATGCTTCGCCACAGCAAACACAAGCAAGCTGTTTTGCTTCAGCCCCAATTTGGTAGGCGTGCTCTCTCCGTCCCCCGTCTTGAGCTTGACCCATCCCGACGAGAGATCACCCGGAATCTTCAATGCGCCATACACGATAATAGAGTCCTCGTCGACAGGAGTGTTCTTGGGAGGTGAGATGGACGTCGTAAGACCCTCAGG
This Fusarium poae strain DAOMC 252244 chromosome 3, whole genome shotgun sequence DNA region includes the following protein-coding sequences:
- a CDS encoding hypothetical protein (TransMembrane:2 (i12-31o505-527i)~BUSCO:11048at5125), producing the protein MNVVAFLRHGLRLLVPLSVAFTLYLYLFPVIQGCAFPVESRDSHEAYSLTKKFHWPSTPTADDNAKLAPFRLLALGDPQLEGDTSIITNYLGTFPHIKSAYKKVTFQTSHWCFRERVRQIIHDIVDVFMEDLPYWLMSQRKRVDLWGNDFYLAHIYRQVNWWTNPTHVSVLGDLVGSQWIDDKEFEKRGQRFWNRVFKGTERLSDELAKYPSTNHTISGVLDGSEEQKAWKKRMLNVAGNHDIGYAGDLTEERLERFERVFGKTNYELRFELPITDPETRATLYSDENPDSTKVMPQLRIIGVNDMNLDTPAKSIPLQDATYGFINDVIGTSGAVQYKGEFTLILTHIPMYKPEGICVDAPLFDFHTTADGGGLKEQNQLSVDATRGFLEGMWGMSAKSNAPGKGYGRPGLMLNGHDHAGCDTYHYINQTNGTDPSQRSWQVASWSDAQAQQIPGSEGIPGRREITVRSMMGDFGGNAGLLSLWFDQETWEWKFEYATCPLGNQVFWWFTHIWDVCVMVWVVLYAVLSNLETRGVDVDGCAARTWDYVLRRREKKPIAKK
- a CDS encoding hypothetical protein (BUSCO:56109at5125); translation: MTDLDDAHISVRFKHGIHTIYLFIDALAPFSNVTAELISVISERYPEGLTTSISPPKNTPVDEDSIIVYGALKIPGDLSSGWVKLKTGDGESTPTKLGLKQNSLLVFAVAKHEKDDPEFEVEWPQEEEEIYEEGWS
- a CDS encoding hypothetical protein (TransMembrane:4 (i12-31o106-124i136-154o174-194i)); amino-acid sequence: MATTTAKPQKASGYLFIYNTLFALVRIALFIRTTYLWTQQGNGAVWDELNVTARWTETFTVMEILHAVAGLVRAAPATTALQVAGRNTIIWAITRNYPQVGFREDAYSFMLMAWNAADAVRYLYFTLQTGTGSVPAFLTWLRYNMFIVLYPIGILSEMKLVYEVIVPSQARNPMYQYLLWFGLAIYVPAFYILFGHMLAQRAKLNRSISKKQT